From one Esox lucius isolate fEsoLuc1 chromosome 11, fEsoLuc1.pri, whole genome shotgun sequence genomic stretch:
- the LOC114840337 gene encoding E3 ubiquitin/ISG15 ligase TRIM25-like isoform X1: MPTLHVKDLRMKWERIASPPSSSERSVGIPPPFKRDTWTPELGGIKMERMVSPAPSCLSMKSDKSMGIPPQFNRHTLTPDLRGIKQERADSPAPSCLSMKSDKSMGIPPQFNRDTWTPDLSPSLLTKHQFGCSVCSEVLRDPVSIPCGHSYCRQCISTYWAHPGPAGDYMCPQCSRRSRTRPELYTNSALARVIQKLQRTGFSPALPALVYAGPGDLACDICSGKKLRAVKSCLTCTASYCESHIRQHYTVPALQNHTLAEVTGGHYSGKTGKTKRIKEEGETEDDEDKENVCKKIKMAVKEEDVKIADLMRIIRELKENNLELKNISEHLEQENSVLKKNFIDLEQENSVLKKNYIDLEQENSVLKKNYIDLEQENSVLKKNFIDLKQENFVLKRISIDLEQGNSVLKKISKDLEQEISVLKKNSIDLKQENSLLKRISKDLELVNSVLKKFCYNLEQCCLELYLNIEQENSNLKHQNSNLIKEVAESTININLMHFRTTDLLSALRADLGHIWPFVHPSYYVG, translated from the exons ATGCCAACATTACACGTTAAAGATCTCAG GATGAAATGGGAGAGAATTGCATCTCCTCCTTCCAGCAGTGAAAGGTCAGTGGGAATCCCCCCCCCATTCAAGAGAGACACCTGGACCCCTGAACTTGGAGG GATCAAAATGGAGAGAATGGTGTCTCCTGCTCCCAGCTGTCTGTCAATGAAGAGTGACAAATCAATGGGAATCCCCCCCCAATTCAACAGACACACCTTGACCCCTGACCTGAGAGG GATAAAACAGGAGAGAGCAGATTCTCCTGCTCCCAGCTGTCTGTCAATGAAGAGTGACAAATCAATGGGAATCCCCCCCCAATTCAACAGAGACACCTGGACCCCTGACCTGAG TCCCAGTCTGCTGACTAAGCATCAGTTCGGGTGTTCTGTGTGTTCAGAGGTTCTGAGGGACCCGGTCTCTATTCCCTGTGGACACAGTTACTGCAGGCAGTGCATCAGTACATACTGGGCCCATCCTGGTCCTGCAGGAGACTATATGTGTCCCCAGTGCAGTAGGAGATCCAGAACCCGACCTGAACTCTACACCAACTCAGCCTTGGCCAGGGTGATCCAGAAGCTCCAGAGAACAGGTTTCAGTCCAGCCCTCCCTGCCCTGGTATATGCTGGGCCTGGGGACTTGGCTTGTGATATCTGCTCTGGAAAGAAGCTCAGAGCCGTCAAGTCCTGTCTGACCTGCACTGCCTCCTACTGTGAGAGCCACATCAGACAGCATTACACGGTCCCAGCACTGCAGAACCACACACTGGCAGAGGTCACTGGAGGTCACTACAGTGGCAAAACTGGGAAGACCAAGAGGATCAAAGAG GAGGGTGAGACTGAGGATGATGAAGACAAGGagaatgtttgtaaaaaaataaagatggcTGTTAAGGAGGAGGATGTGAAGATTGCTGATCTAATGAGGATAATCCGTGAGCTTAAGGAAAATAACTTGGAACTGAAGAACATTTCAGAACACCTGGAGCAGGAGAACTCTGTACTGAAGAAGAACTTTATAGACCTGGAGCAAGAGAACTCTGTACTGAAGAAGAACTATATAGACCTGGAGCAGGAGAACTCTGTACTGAAGAAGAACTATATAGACCTGGAGCAGGAGAACTCTGTACTGAAGAAGAACTTTATAGACCTGAAACAGGAGAACTTTGTACTGAAGAGGATCTCTATAGACCTGGAGCAGGGGAACTCTGTTCTGAAGAAGATCTCTAAAGACCTGGAGCAGGAGATCTCTGTACTGAAGAAGAACTCTATAGACCTGAAACAGGAGAATTCTTTACTGAAGAGGATCTCGAAAGACCTGGAGCTGGTGAACTCTGTACTGAAGAAATTCTGTTATAACCTGGAACAATGTTGCCTTGAATTATACTTAAACATCGAGCAGGAGAATTCTAACCTCAAACATCAGAACAGTAATCTGATTAAAGAGGTTGCTGAGTCCACAATCAATATAAACCTAATGCATTTCAGAACTACTGACCTGTTATCTGCACTTAGAGCAGACCTGGGCCACATCTGGCCCTTTGTACATCCCTCGTATTACGTGGGATAA
- the LOC114840337 gene encoding E3 ubiquitin/ISG15 ligase TRIM25-like isoform X2, whose amino-acid sequence MPTLHVKDLRMKWERIASPPSSSERIKMERMVSPAPSCLSMKSDKSMGIPPQFNRHTLTPDLRGIKQERADSPAPSCLSMKSDKSMGIPPQFNRDTWTPDLSPSLLTKHQFGCSVCSEVLRDPVSIPCGHSYCRQCISTYWAHPGPAGDYMCPQCSRRSRTRPELYTNSALARVIQKLQRTGFSPALPALVYAGPGDLACDICSGKKLRAVKSCLTCTASYCESHIRQHYTVPALQNHTLAEVTGGHYSGKTGKTKRIKEEGETEDDEDKENVCKKIKMAVKEEDVKIADLMRIIRELKENNLELKNISEHLEQENSVLKKNFIDLEQENSVLKKNYIDLEQENSVLKKNYIDLEQENSVLKKNFIDLKQENFVLKRISIDLEQGNSVLKKISKDLEQEISVLKKNSIDLKQENSLLKRISKDLELVNSVLKKFCYNLEQCCLELYLNIEQENSNLKHQNSNLIKEVAESTININLMHFRTTDLLSALRADLGHIWPFVHPSYYVG is encoded by the exons ATGCCAACATTACACGTTAAAGATCTCAG GATGAAATGGGAGAGAATTGCATCTCCTCCTTCCAGCAGTGAAAG GATCAAAATGGAGAGAATGGTGTCTCCTGCTCCCAGCTGTCTGTCAATGAAGAGTGACAAATCAATGGGAATCCCCCCCCAATTCAACAGACACACCTTGACCCCTGACCTGAGAGG GATAAAACAGGAGAGAGCAGATTCTCCTGCTCCCAGCTGTCTGTCAATGAAGAGTGACAAATCAATGGGAATCCCCCCCCAATTCAACAGAGACACCTGGACCCCTGACCTGAG TCCCAGTCTGCTGACTAAGCATCAGTTCGGGTGTTCTGTGTGTTCAGAGGTTCTGAGGGACCCGGTCTCTATTCCCTGTGGACACAGTTACTGCAGGCAGTGCATCAGTACATACTGGGCCCATCCTGGTCCTGCAGGAGACTATATGTGTCCCCAGTGCAGTAGGAGATCCAGAACCCGACCTGAACTCTACACCAACTCAGCCTTGGCCAGGGTGATCCAGAAGCTCCAGAGAACAGGTTTCAGTCCAGCCCTCCCTGCCCTGGTATATGCTGGGCCTGGGGACTTGGCTTGTGATATCTGCTCTGGAAAGAAGCTCAGAGCCGTCAAGTCCTGTCTGACCTGCACTGCCTCCTACTGTGAGAGCCACATCAGACAGCATTACACGGTCCCAGCACTGCAGAACCACACACTGGCAGAGGTCACTGGAGGTCACTACAGTGGCAAAACTGGGAAGACCAAGAGGATCAAAGAG GAGGGTGAGACTGAGGATGATGAAGACAAGGagaatgtttgtaaaaaaataaagatggcTGTTAAGGAGGAGGATGTGAAGATTGCTGATCTAATGAGGATAATCCGTGAGCTTAAGGAAAATAACTTGGAACTGAAGAACATTTCAGAACACCTGGAGCAGGAGAACTCTGTACTGAAGAAGAACTTTATAGACCTGGAGCAAGAGAACTCTGTACTGAAGAAGAACTATATAGACCTGGAGCAGGAGAACTCTGTACTGAAGAAGAACTATATAGACCTGGAGCAGGAGAACTCTGTACTGAAGAAGAACTTTATAGACCTGAAACAGGAGAACTTTGTACTGAAGAGGATCTCTATAGACCTGGAGCAGGGGAACTCTGTTCTGAAGAAGATCTCTAAAGACCTGGAGCAGGAGATCTCTGTACTGAAGAAGAACTCTATAGACCTGAAACAGGAGAATTCTTTACTGAAGAGGATCTCGAAAGACCTGGAGCTGGTGAACTCTGTACTGAAGAAATTCTGTTATAACCTGGAACAATGTTGCCTTGAATTATACTTAAACATCGAGCAGGAGAATTCTAACCTCAAACATCAGAACAGTAATCTGATTAAAGAGGTTGCTGAGTCCACAATCAATATAAACCTAATGCATTTCAGAACTACTGACCTGTTATCTGCACTTAGAGCAGACCTGGGCCACATCTGGCCCTTTGTACATCCCTCGTATTACGTGGGATAA